A single region of the Thermotoga profunda AZM34c06 genome encodes:
- the cas10 gene encoding type III-B CRISPR-associated protein Cas10/Cmr2 has product MTFWQKKASALLHDPLTKAFDIQTHEDLVEEICKSIGIEITKGGGEEDKIASAFDRFPIPFERFGEQIRVNFSELNYFIHPLSASELKIDYSSIDQQKYVEKLKNDIEKLRSQNSDDDKFYHALWWELPNIVDISQFLPADTRIPNHSIIDHVDSTAAIRSCIEAGQVNASLVMISIGPVQEIISQARKTIDLWAGSYLLSYLIYQAIECIGLTVGFDSVIYPYLRGNRFVHKTLEQKGVRFLNQNQIPEMDEKIASLPNVVLAILPSNRSNEIIKDCKNKIQQKWREIAESALREFDQNQLNEKEFKKQIDLFPVINATQVILADDPSVLEKALIHISKSPDFKSYKNLINEIQEKGGYPPNTGTFYRYIYKTLISKMNAIKIVRYFKGYSSDAQLDGQRNADDFGDYVRACVKVVDKQPDGENIDLLGTLNATKRVLKKVLEIEGIRYESTEEIAKQNENFDRNKYIAILMMDGDNMGKWVSGDNAPSAEKILHPKVKDRLAEIGINPQEYKFVTPSYHKAISRTLGVFSCFVRHVVEEEYKGMLIYAGGDDILAMLPADKVLECANKLRKMYIGIGHEKLQIEDTTYEFRDQMLFVNGKPYTTMMGENASMSAGIAVIHCKSPLRVGIQLARNAEKCAKEEIGRNAFGIFVVRRSGQAERNGSKWDIDNMDVISKALEIFEKSEKVKLSHRSLYKFHPEDLSVLQDKDLYALIDYVIKRSDAKNKKSDEFKNLALTMKKFMFTVSCGEISRLKKAIDLLQIVRFTKRGERI; this is encoded by the coding sequence ATGACTTTTTGGCAGAAAAAGGCATCGGCATTGTTACATGATCCTTTAACAAAAGCCTTTGATATACAAACACATGAAGATCTGGTTGAGGAAATCTGCAAAAGTATTGGCATAGAAATAACTAAAGGAGGTGGTGAAGAAGATAAAATTGCCAGCGCTTTTGATAGATTTCCAATTCCATTTGAGCGTTTCGGTGAACAGATCAGGGTTAACTTTAGTGAATTGAATTACTTTATTCATCCACTTTCTGCAAGCGAGCTTAAAATAGATTATTCTTCCATAGATCAACAAAAATATGTAGAAAAGCTCAAAAACGATATCGAAAAACTACGAAGTCAAAACTCGGACGATGATAAATTTTATCACGCTCTCTGGTGGGAACTTCCAAATATCGTTGATATTTCACAATTTCTACCTGCCGATACACGAATCCCAAATCATTCCATAATCGACCATGTAGATTCAACTGCTGCGATAAGGTCATGCATTGAGGCTGGACAGGTAAACGCTTCATTAGTAATGATCTCTATCGGACCTGTTCAGGAGATAATCTCTCAGGCAAGAAAGACTATCGATCTGTGGGCTGGTAGCTATTTACTGTCCTATCTTATCTATCAAGCCATCGAGTGCATAGGTTTGACCGTCGGTTTTGATTCGGTAATATATCCATATCTGAGAGGAAATAGATTTGTTCATAAAACCCTTGAACAAAAAGGTGTAAGGTTTTTAAATCAAAATCAGATTCCTGAAATGGATGAAAAAATCGCATCGTTGCCAAATGTTGTACTTGCCATTTTGCCATCGAATAGATCTAACGAAATTATAAAAGACTGCAAGAACAAGATCCAACAGAAATGGAGAGAAATTGCTGAAAGCGCCTTGAGAGAATTTGATCAAAATCAATTAAACGAAAAAGAATTCAAAAAACAAATCGATCTCTTTCCAGTTATAAATGCCACTCAAGTGATCTTGGCGGATGATCCAAGTGTATTGGAAAAAGCTCTGATACATATCTCAAAAAGTCCTGATTTTAAATCATACAAAAATTTGATCAATGAAATCCAAGAAAAAGGTGGTTATCCACCCAATACTGGAACTTTCTACAGGTACATTTACAAAACACTCATTTCAAAGATGAATGCCATAAAAATCGTCAGATATTTCAAAGGTTATTCAAGCGATGCTCAACTTGATGGACAAAGAAATGCAGATGATTTTGGCGATTATGTGAGAGCCTGTGTGAAAGTAGTTGATAAGCAACCAGATGGAGAAAATATAGACCTTTTAGGAACTTTGAATGCTACTAAAAGAGTTCTGAAAAAGGTTTTGGAAATAGAAGGCATCAGGTACGAGTCAACTGAAGAAATCGCAAAGCAAAATGAAAACTTCGACAGAAACAAATACATTGCAATACTCATGATGGATGGAGATAATATGGGCAAATGGGTTTCTGGAGACAATGCACCATCTGCTGAAAAAATCCTTCATCCCAAGGTGAAGGATCGCTTAGCTGAGATTGGGATAAATCCCCAAGAATACAAATTTGTCACTCCATCCTACCACAAAGCCATTTCAAGAACTCTGGGGGTTTTTTCGTGTTTTGTCAGGCATGTCGTTGAGGAAGAATACAAGGGAATGCTCATATACGCCGGTGGAGATGATATCCTTGCGATGCTCCCGGCAGATAAAGTCTTGGAGTGTGCCAATAAACTTCGAAAGATGTACATTGGAATTGGACATGAGAAATTGCAAATAGAAGACACAACATATGAATTCAGAGACCAGATGCTTTTTGTGAACGGTAAACCTTACACAACTATGATGGGTGAAAATGCATCAATGAGTGCTGGTATAGCCGTGATTCACTGCAAGAGTCCATTGAGAGTCGGCATACAACTTGCAAGAAATGCTGAAAAATGCGCAAAAGAAGAGATTGGGAGAAATGCCTTTGGAATATTTGTTGTGCGCCGTTCGGGACAGGCTGAAAGAAATGGCTCAAAATGGGATATTGACAATATGGATGTAATATCAAAGGCACTTGAAATATTTGAAAAATCAGAAAAAGTGAAGTTATCTCATAGGAGCCTTTATAAATTTCATCCGGAAGATCTCAGCGTACTGCAAGATAAAGATCTCTACGCCCTGATTGATTACGTTATAAAAAGATCAGATGCGAAAAACAAAAAGTCTGATGAATTCAAAAATCTTGCGCTAACAATGAAGAAATTCATGTTCACTGTATCTTGTGGAGAAATTAGTCGCTTAAAGAAAGCCATTGATCTATTACAAATTGTTCGATTCACAAAGAGAGGTGAAAGAATATGA
- the cmr1 gene encoding type III-B CRISPR module RAMP protein Cmr1 has protein sequence MNVINKPVECKVITPIISKSLNFSVNGSPSYKIYHFELRPQSIKGVLHFWFRAIAPRVIDIYTLNFHNIADKDERKKLEKLYEKEKYKGLKFLESMIFGSQNEKAPFGLIVKYDQGDTAPIDSIRLDNKKEKSEPDLVLKKLSYPLYGTYYTSKSNPKDNFVCSCLKPESTFELKFFVKDELTWNVIYSLLKIVSVLSGFGAKTTKGFGQFEIINDKDFHREKYTNLFEIEKLISQVEEALTDYIKEYDKNKLIEFGKIDVSDFPNLTDDAFKFFGPIATGTQWHDIMSKLYYVSRSSKGWYRQLKFDLRKLNQEKTPKFDVVKNLIECLEGRLKQVEISPAILGMPLQYQRLESNKINKITFYPKVPGEIKNRGRKPSPLRIIINKSGKEYAAYGLLLKSKITNDEELIYDISSDFNAKLTTTFDQLSGKIEKSINKGGRSH, from the coding sequence ATGAATGTGATAAACAAACCTGTTGAATGCAAAGTGATTACACCAATTATCTCAAAAAGTTTGAATTTTTCTGTTAACGGATCTCCAAGTTACAAAATTTATCACTTCGAGCTTAGGCCACAAAGCATCAAGGGTGTTCTTCATTTTTGGTTTCGTGCGATAGCGCCAAGGGTAATTGATATTTATACATTGAACTTTCATAATATTGCGGATAAAGATGAGCGAAAGAAACTTGAAAAACTCTATGAAAAGGAAAAATACAAAGGTCTCAAATTTCTGGAATCAATGATCTTTGGATCTCAAAATGAAAAGGCTCCTTTTGGCTTAATTGTTAAATACGATCAAGGAGATACAGCTCCCATTGACAGCATAAGACTTGACAACAAAAAAGAAAAATCCGAGCCGGATTTGGTATTAAAAAAACTTTCATATCCACTTTATGGAACATATTATACTTCAAAGTCAAATCCTAAAGATAATTTTGTCTGTAGCTGTTTAAAACCAGAAAGCACTTTCGAGCTGAAATTTTTTGTGAAAGATGAACTCACCTGGAATGTTATCTATTCTCTTTTAAAAATAGTCTCTGTATTATCAGGCTTTGGCGCAAAAACGACAAAAGGTTTTGGACAGTTTGAAATAATAAATGACAAAGATTTTCACAGAGAAAAATACACTAACTTATTTGAAATAGAAAAATTAATCTCGCAAGTAGAAGAGGCTTTGACTGATTATATAAAAGAGTATGACAAAAATAAATTGATTGAGTTTGGTAAAATTGATGTTTCTGACTTTCCCAATTTAACAGACGATGCATTTAAATTCTTTGGTCCCATAGCAACAGGCACACAATGGCATGATATTATGTCAAAACTTTATTATGTGAGTAGAAGTAGTAAAGGCTGGTACAGACAGCTCAAATTTGATCTTAGGAAACTCAATCAAGAAAAAACTCCGAAATTTGACGTCGTTAAAAATCTAATTGAATGCCTTGAAGGACGCTTAAAACAAGTTGAAATCTCTCCTGCTATACTCGGCATGCCTTTGCAGTATCAAAGATTAGAATCTAATAAAATAAATAAAATAACATTTTATCCAAAAGTTCCCGGAGAAATTAAAAACAGGGGTAGAAAACCTTCTCCACTCAGAATAATCATAAACAAATCTGGCAAAGAATACGCGGCTTATGGACTTTTGCTCAAAAGTAAGATCACCAATGATGAAGAACTCATCTATGATATTTCAAGTGATTTTAATGCAAAGCTCACAACTACTTTTGATCAATTGAGTGGAAAGATCGAAAAAAGCATTAACAAAGGGGGTAGAAGCCATTGA
- a CDS encoding YkvA family protein: protein MVFLMGDLLEETLRYAKEKRAAGMKQFMQFIKQVMTKQVTLPVWALLLLISACTYVLSPLDSIPDFLPVTGFLDDMLMVTSVLNTIKPFTKVRDNQSSTN from the coding sequence GTGGTTTTTTTAATGGGGGATTTACTGGAAGAAACACTCAGATATGCTAAAGAAAAGCGTGCAGCCGGTATGAAACAGTTTATGCAATTCATAAAACAAGTCATGACAAAGCAAGTTACACTGCCTGTATGGGCATTGTTGTTGTTGATATCAGCGTGTACGTATGTACTATCTCCATTAGATAGCATACCAGATTTCTTACCTGTAACCGGCTTCTTAGATGATATGCTAATGGTTACCTCTGTATTGAACACTATCAAACCATTCACTAAGGTTAGAGATAATCAATCTTCAACAAATTGA